The nucleotide sequence CCAGCCTGCGAGGTATTCGTAGGGGTCATTCTCGCGGGTTGGTTTGGTGCGCTGGAGGTCTGTGTAGTGGAAGACTTTTTGGGGATCTGTGGCGGGTTCACGTCTCTTGATAGCGGCGACCATACTGATGTTTGATGTGTAATTGTTCAAGGATGCGATATGATTGTTGGAATTATTCAAGTCTAAGATGGCTTGGATCTAATCTGATTGtactttttccttttattctCCGGGCGTATTGGTAGAGAGGTCCTGTAAGTCCCAGTTTATTACCGAACGGCAGATGCACAGATGGGCCAGTAAGTGGGAGAACTGACGTCGCATGTGGGGATATGGAGCTCCCACATAATCAGACCAGAGGCATCATTCTTACCCCTCAACCTTATGAATACGCCGTAtgtttaattaattttcaACGTGTGGGACTAATCATCGATATCAAGTTACGGTAGTTGCCTAATCATTGCTCCCAGACGCTCACTATTGGTGTTCACTTTTTGTTGTCAATTATGCTGCGCACACGTCAATCTTGCAGGGTACTCACCCAAATcactcatcaagctcatccacaCCGCTGGAATGCCTGTGTACGACTGCCAACACTTGTTCAGCGCCGTGCAATTGGCTCAGTCAGTGCCATTGACTCTGTAATATTTCGTAACTTATTCGGCACCGACGAGATTCGCAATGCAAGTCACCGTACCAACCCTCCCATCCATCGACAACTACTAACTGACTTTACAGGTCTTCAGTGACCAAGCCTACATCAACAGATGCGTCGACGTTGAAGCTGCTCTAGCTCGCGCCCAAGCCCAATGCAATGTCATTCCCGTCGATGCAGCAGCAGACATCACCTCCAAAGCCAATGCCACCAGCCTCGATATGGACCGGCTGCGCAACGAGACTGATGTCGTCGGATACCCAATCCTTCCGCTTGTGCGTCAGCTGAACGACATGTGCGGTTCTGCTGGAAAGTATCTGCACTGGGGTGCTACAACTCAAGATATCATGGACACGGCGAGTCTGTTGCAAATCAAGTCTGGTCTTGATATCGTTGAGACCAAGTTGACTGGCGTGATAAACGCgcttcaagatcttgcagTTACGTATCGCGACACACCCATGGCTGGAAGGACACATCTCCAACATGCACTCCCTGTTACCTTTGGCTATAAATGCGCCGTGTGGCTATCAAGTCTGTACCGCCATAGAGAGCGACTTCAGCAATTGAAGAGCCGTTCTCTTGTCGTTCAATATGGCGGTGCAGCCGGGACTCTGGCGTCCCTCGGCGATGGTCCCGAAGGCGTCAACGTGCGAAAGCAGCTCGCTGCAGAACTCGGCCTGGAGAACCCATCAATCACCTGGCATGTTGCCCGCGATGGCATCGCCGAAGTGACAAACTTCCTAGCCCTCATCGGCGGCTCCCTCGGCAAAATCGCATTAGACCTAATAATCATGTCCTCCAACGAACTCGGTGAAGTAGCAGAACCCTTCGTCCCCCACCGCGGCGCCTCATCCACGATGCCCCAGAAGCGCAACCCCATCTCCAGCGAAGTAATCCTCGCCGCCTCCAAAATCCTGCGCTCCAACGCCAGTCTCGTTCTCGACGGTATGGTATCTGACTTTGAACGCGCATCAGGACCATGGCATTTAGAATGGGTAGCGGTACCTGAAAGCTTCGTCATAGCAGTTGGAGCGCTTCACCAAGCTGAGTTTGCGCTTGCTGGTCTTGTTGTGGATAAGGAGCGTATGGCGGATAATCTTGCTTCTACGAGGGGACTTATTGTTGGTGaggcgttgatgatggcgTTGGCGAAGTTTGTGGGGAGGCAGGATGCGCATGATATTGTTTATGAGGCTTGTAAGGTTACTATTGAGAGTAAGGATGGGAGTACGCTGCTTGATAcgttgaagaaggatgggAGGGTGACCAAGCATCTGTCTTTGAGTGACCTGGAGAGGCTCTGTGATCCTATTAATTATTTGGGGTCGGCGCAGCGTATGGTTGACGATACCTTGGCTGGGAATGCATCTTAAAGGTCACCAGGTAGATACCAATAGACATCCAGCATATAACTCATCACGTTTATGGGCGGCCAATCAGTGGAATGAAGACAAATTAGGAAGTTGCATCAATTATACCCCTCGTGGCTAAGTCTGGTATGGTATCAAGTCATCAGCGATCCTGAATGACGCGCCCGTTTtgctcttgagctcatccatctcaacctcatccacCAGCTCTCTGAGTACGAGACCCTCAGGTGTACAGTCAAAGACAGCTAGATCAGTGATGATCCTAGATACGCATCGTGGGCCGGTGAGTGGGAATGTGCACTCTATCAGTGGCCGTCAGCAACTCTGGCTTATTAATCGCAGCGTTCGACTTACCTTCCAGGATCTTTGGATTTCCATTACGGTCAACATGTTCCTAGAAGTCTCGGTCAGGGACCTGTTCATCTTGGTCAATACGAGGTAGGACGTACCATGGTGATTATCACCTTTGTCTTCTCCGGACTTGCCACGAGGTCCATTGCCCCACCGATCCCCTTGACCTTTCCGGGCAGCATAAAATTGGCCAAGTCTTTACAAGTCAGCCTCTGTGGCTTTATATGAGGGAAGGGAAAGACATACCTCCATATTGACTGACTTGCAGCGCACCGAGCATAGTCAAGTCGATCTTCCCAGCTCTAATCATACCAAAACTCTCATGGCTCCCGAACGTCGAAGCACCAGGGTTTAACGTCACTGTTTCTTTTCCAGGATTGATGAGGTCTGGATCCTCCTCCCCAGGCTTTGGATATCGCCCCATCCCCAGGATACCATTCTCGGATTGAAGAATGACTTCCAAGTCATCTGGAAGCATGCCTGGTGTCGCGAGTGGCATGCCGATACCGAGGTTGACATACATGCCATCTTTCAGCTCCTTCGAAGCTCGCTTGATGATACGTTCTCGTCTTTGGTTGGCAATCGTAACTTTAACCGTCAGTAAGTGCGCATAGTATAGAGAATAGATCAGGCATCGCTTACCTTTGCCTTCACTCTTGGCATCCTGAGCAAACGTCAacttctcaatcttcttcgGCCTCGTACTTTGGATGATAACATCGACATAAATGCCTTGAATATGAACACTCTCAGGATCCAATTGTCCGACTTCCACgatctcatcagcctcaacaatCGTCAACTTGGCGTTCTTAGCCATAGCCTCATTGAAGTTGTTCTGTGCTTTACGGAATGTGCAGTTGCCCAGTCTATCCGCTTTATGGACTTTGACCAAAGCGACATCGGCGAAGATTGCTTCCTCGAGAACGTATTTCTTTCCGTGGAACTCGCGCGTTTCCCGAGGGCGTGACATGAGGGCTACAGAGCCGTCTCTGTTATATCGAACAGGTAATTCGCCAGTCTGCACTAAACAGGCGTTATGTTAGCCTCTTGTCACTCTTTGCGAGGTAGCAGACTTGCCAAAAGTGCCAAACGCCGCTGGGGTATAGAATGCGGGTACACCAGCTGCCCCAGAGGCGCATCTCTCGGCCATTGTTCCCTGCGGTATCAACTCAAGGCTAAGCTCCCCACTGAGATacatcttctcaaagacttTGTTCTCTCCGATATACGACGCTATCATTTTACTAATTTGCCGGGTTTCCAGCAATCGGCCTACCGATATTAACACGGTGATCAGCAGCGTTACTAGCGCACGTACCAAGTCCGACACCAGGCATGCCAGCATTGTTTGAGACGACGGTTAGATCTTTGAGATCTTTTCGTGCGGCAATAGCTTCGATAAGCGATTCGGGAACACCAGAAAAGCCAAATCCTCCGACAAGAACTGTCGATCCGCTCTTTACTTTCTGAATGGCGTCGCTTTCTGAGGCACAGATTTTGTTGATCCTTCGTAAGACGGTGGAGGTCGAGAAGCTGCGCTGTGTCAAAGTCCACAGGCGGGTTGGGGCCTGTGCACAGAAAGCTGATCTCATCATGGTTCTGAATTGAAGCAAGTCCAAGTGTCG is from Fusarium musae strain F31 chromosome 4, whole genome shotgun sequence and encodes:
- a CDS encoding hypothetical protein (EggNog:ENOG41) → MQVTVFSDQAYINRCVDVEAALARAQAQCNVIPVDAAADITSKANATSLDMDRLRNETDVVGYPILPLVRQLNDMCGSAGKYLHWGATTQDIMDTASLLQIKSGLDIVETKLTGVINALQDLAVTYRDTPMAGRTHLQHALPVTFGYKCAVWLSSLYRHRERLQQLKSRSLVVQYGGAAGTLASLGDGPEGVNVRKQLAAELGLENPSITWHVARDGIAEVTNFLALIGGSLGKIALDLIIMSSNELGEVAEPFVPHRGASSTMPQKRNPISSEVILAASKILRSNASLVLDGMVSDFERASGPWHLEWVAVPESFVIAVGALHQAEFALAGLVVDKERMADNLASTRGLIVGEALMMALAKFVGRQDAHDIVYEACKVTIESKDGSTLLDTLKKDGRVTKHLSLSDLERLCDPINYLGSAQRMVDDTLAGNAS
- a CDS encoding hypothetical protein (EggNog:ENOG41), giving the protein MSRPRETREFHGKKYVLEEAIFADVALVKVHKADRLGNCTFRKAQNNFNEAMAKNAKLTIVEADEIVEVGQLDPESVHIQGIYVDVIIQSTRPKKIEKLTFAQDAKSEGKVTIANQRRERIIKRASKELKDGMYVNLGIGMPLATPGMLPDDLEVILQSENGILGMGRYPKPGEEDPDLINPGKETVTLNPGASTFGSHESFGMIRAGKIDLTMLGALQVSQYGDLANFMLPGKVKGIGGAMDLVASPEKTKVIITMEHVDRNGNPKILEAVFDCTPEGLVLRELVDEVEMDELKSKTGASFRIADDLIPYQT
- a CDS encoding hypothetical protein (EggNog:ENOG41) — protein: MMRSAFCAQAPTRLWTLTQRSFSTSTVLRRINKICASESDAIQKVKSGSTVLVGGFGFSGVPESLIEAIAARKDLKDLTVVSNNAGMPGVGLASYIGENKVFEKMYLSGELSLELIPQGTMAERCASGAAGVPAFYTPAAFGTFGKSATSQRVTRG